The genomic segment CGCCGGCATGAGCGGGACGTGATTCTCCACGTAGTCCTCGACCTCCGCCTGCGTGAGCCGCGGCCCGATGATTTCACGGGCGAGCATCGCCTCGACGCCACCGGGCGCGGCGCCGAGACCGGACGAGGCGAACGCGGCGAGGGATGCGAGGAGGACCCGTTTCATGGATGCGCGGAGCCTATCGCGCCGCGGCCGCGTGAGAAGAAAGAAGTGCGCGAAGTCCAGGCGTCAGAGCTTCAACCGCGCCGCGACCTCCTGCGCGAGCAACTCGTAGGCGGCCGCGGCAGCGGAATACTTGTCGTAGGCGATGATCGGCTTGCCGAAGCTCGGCGCCTCCGCGAGACGCGTCGTGCGCGGGATGAGCGTCTCGAACACCAGCTCGCCAAAGTGCTGGCGGACTTCGTCCACGACCTGCCGCGCGAGCCGGGTGCGCGCGTCATACATCGTCATCAACACGCCGAGCAACTCGAGCTTCGGGTTTACGCCGGAGTCGCGGAGCTGCGTGAGCACGCGGTTGATCATCGAGATGCCTTCGAGCGCGTAATACTCGCACTGCAACGGCACGATGAGTGAATCCGCCGCGGCAAAGGCGTTCAGCGTAAGCATCCCCAGCGAGGGCGGGCAGTCCACGAGGACGACCTCGAACCGTCCGTTCGACGCGACGGGACCCAGCGCAAGCCGCAACCGCTGCAGATGATTCTCCATCCGGGAGAGCTCGACTTCGATGCTGCACAAGTCCGGCTCGCTGGGCACCAGTTCGAGGCGCTCCCACGCGGTGTTCTGGATTTTCTCCGCGAGCGCGCCCTGACCGAGCAGCGCGTCGTAGGCGCTCGCGCCGGGAAGTTTCTCGAAGCCCACGCCGCTCGTCGCGTTCGCCTGCGGGTCCACGTCCACGAGCAGCACGCGGCGGCCGGCCCACGCGAGGCACGCCGCGAGATTCACCGCCGTGGTGGTTTTGCCCACGCCCCCCTTCTGGTTGGCGACAACGATGACTTTGGCCGGCACGCGGCGATTTAAGGGAAGCCCCGCGCACGGTGCAAGGAAGCAAACCGCGCGGGCGCGTCGCGTCGGACGCTTTGCCATCGGCCCCTGGCTGTGGGAGGGTTCGCCCGTGCACGTCCAACTGCCTGCCGAACTGCGCCGCATTCTCGCGGAGACGCCCGAGTTGCGGCGCGCGTATCTCGTGGGGGGGTGCGTTCGCGATTCGCTGCTCGGACTCGCCGTGAAGGACTTCGATGTCGAAGTCTTCGGCGTGAACTACGAGCAGCTCGAACCCGCGTTGCGCCGGCACGGCCGAACGGACCTCGTCGGCCGTTCGTTCGGGGTCGTGAAGCTCACCACGGGCAGCGGCATCGGCTACGATTTCAGCATCCCGCGCCGCGACCGCAAGGTGGCGCCGGGGCACACGGGATTCCTGGTCGGGTTCGATCCGAACATCACGCCCGCGGAAGCGGCGGGCCGGCGCGACTTCACCATCAACGCGCTGATGTTCGACCCGCGCGCGGGCGAGGTGCTCGACTTTCACGGCGGGAAGGCGGACCTGGGGAACCGCGTCTTGCGCCACACAAGCGCGGCGTTCGCCGAGGACCCTTTGCGCGTGTTGCGCGGGATGCAGTTCGCGTCGCGCTTCGAGCTCACTCCCGCGCCGGAAACGGTCGCGTTGTGCCGCAGCATCGCGTCGAGCTTCGGCGAGCTCGCAGTCGAGCGCGTCGGCATGGAGTGGTTCAAATGGGCGGCCAAGAGCACCGTGCCTTCCGCCGGGCTGAAGTTCCTCGCCGACGCCGGCTGGCTGGGGCACTTCCCCGAGGTCGACGCGATGCGCGGCGTGCCGCAGGAATCGGAGTGGCACCCTGAAGGCGATGTCTTCATCCACACATGCCATTGCTGCGATGCGCTCGCCAAACTCCCCGAGTGGCGGGCTGCGCCCGGGGACTCGCGCATCGCGTGGATGCTCGCGGTGCTCGCGCACGACTTCGGCAAGGCCACCACGACGCACCGCGCGGAGAAGGACGGCCGCCTGCGGATCGTCTCGCCCGGGCACGACGAGGCGGGCGTGCCGCTGGCCGAGGCGTTCCTCGCGCGCATCAACGCGCCGAACGCGCTCCGTGAACGCGTGCCGCCGCTCGTGAAGTGCCACCTCGCGCACTTGCAGACGATCACCGACCGGGGCGTGCGCCGGCTCGCGCGCCGCCTCGCGCCCGAGACCATCGAGGGCTTGTGCGTGGTCATCACCGCCGACTGCTTCGGCCGGCCGCCGCAACCGTGCGTCGTGCCCGAGACCGTGGCGACGCTTCGCGCCAAGGCCGCCGAACTCGAACTGCAAAACCGCTCCCCCCGGCCCATCCTGCTCGGCCGCCACCTCATCGAGCACGGCATGAAACCGGGGCCGCATTTCTCCGAAATCCTCGAGGCCGCATTCGAGGCGCAGTTGGAGGGGAAATTCAGCGAACTCGAGGGAGCCACCGCGTGGTTGCGGGCGCGGGAGCGCGGCGTGCGGCGCGGTTGAACGCGGCCATTGGCGCCCGTATTGTCCGCGCCGTGTTCGCCAACCTCGCCTCCGACTTGCGCGCGATGCCGCGCCCGCTGTGGATGCTCTTCGCCGGCACGTTCGTGAACAAGTTCGGCAGCTTCGTGATGCCGTTCCTCGTGCTGCACCTCACGAAGCACGGTCACTCGCCTGCAAAGGCGGGCCTGGCGGTGGGCGCCTACGGAGTCGGACACCTCGCGGCCTCGGCACTCGGCGGCTGGCTCGCCGACCGCATCGGCCGGCGCACCACCATCGCGCTCTCCATGTTCACGGGCGCGGCGGCGATGCTCGCGCTCTCGCAGGCGGAGACGTTCTCCACCATCACCGCGCTCACGCTGCTGCTCGGCGCGGCGAGCGAACTCTACCGGCCCGCGTGCTCGGCGCTCGTCACGGACCTCGCGCCGCCGGAGAAGCGCGTGACCGCGTTCGCGGTGTATCGGCTCGCGATCAATGCCGGCTTCGCGTGCGGCCCGGCCACGGCGGGCTTTCTCGCGGAGAAGTTGTTCATCTGGCTCTTCATCGGCGATGCGATCACTTCGGCGCTGTTCGGGGTCATCGCGCTGGCGACGCTGCCCGACGGCGAACGCCAGCGCGGCGACAAGGCGGACTGGCGCGCGGACTTGAAGCAGGTCGCGCGCGACCGGGAGTTCCTGTGTTTCCTGCTCGCGGTTGCGCCGATCACGTTCGTGTTCTTCCAGATGACAGCGTCGCTGCCGCTTCACGTGCGCGACGTGGGGCTGTCGAGCGCGGCTTACGGCGTCCTCATCTCGCTCAACGGGCTCATCGTGGTCATCTGCGAACTGCCGCTGACGAGCGTCACGCAGCGGCTCCCCGCGCGGCCCGTGATGGCGCTCGGCTACCTGCTCACAGGCCTCGGCTACGCGCTGACGGCGTTCGCGCGCGACGCATGGACGCTCGCGGGCACGGTGCTCGTGTGGACGCTCGGCGAGATGCTCGCGTCGCCGGTCTCGTTGGCTTACGTGGCGGGACTCGCGCCGCTGCACATGCGCGGGCGCTACCTGGGGATGGTGAGCGTGGTCTGGGCGCTCGGGCTCATCGCGGGGCCGACATGGGGCACCGCGCTCTACGCGCACGACGCTCCCCAACTTTGGGCGCTGTGTGCGGGGTTGGGAGTGGCGTCCGCGCTGTGCGTGTGGGTCGGGCCGGAGCGGCGACAGGTCGAACAGGTCCCATGAGACATGGGCAGCGACTGAACTCCGGCAACGCCCGCGCGGCACTCGGCCCGCCGTTGACCTTCCCCGCCCCGCTCGCGCAAGATGCCGTCACATGGTCGCCGCCGCCCCGAAGTTCTCCGGATTGGTCGAGTTCACGCCCGCGTTCGCGCCTCGCCCGCGCGTGAGCCACGTGCTGTTCGACTTCGACGGCACGCTGTCGCTCATCCGCGAAGGCTGGCCCGCGGTGATGGTCCCGATGTTCGTCGAGATGCTCCCGCGCCGGCCGGGCGAGACCGAGGCGGATCTCGCGCGGTTGATGACCGGCGACATCATGCGGCTCAACGGCAAGCAGACCATCTACCAGATGATGCAGCTCGCCGAGCGCATCCGTGAGCGCGGCGGCGAGCCGCGCGAGCCGCTGTGGTATAAGCACGAGTATCTCCGCCGCCTCGAGGAACGCATCCGCTCGCGCACCGACGGACTTCGCAGCGGCGCGATCGCGCCCGACACCTTGCTGGTGCTCGGGTCGCGCACGTTGCTCGCGGACCTCCGCCGCCGCGGACTCACGCTGTATCTGGCGAGCGGCACGGACGAGGTCTTCGTGAAGCGCGAGGCGGGATTGCTCGGGATCACGGAGTTTTTCGGCGGCCACGTTTACGGCGCGCTCGACGACTTCAGGCAATTCTCCAAGAAGATGGTCATCGAGCGGCTGCTGCGGGAGAACGGGATCGCGGGCGAGCAACTGCTCGCCTTCGGCGACGGCTATGTGGAGATCGAGAACACGAAGGAAGCCGGCGGCCTCGCGGTCGCGGTCGCGAGCGACGAGGCGCACAACGGCTCCGGCCGTTTCGACGAGTGGAAGCGCGAGCGGCTGCTTGGCGTCGGCGCGGACGTGGTGATCCCGGATTTCCGCGATGGGGTGGCGTTGATGGACTGGCTGCTGGGAAAGTGACGACGATGAACGCGACCTTCCCGCTTAATCCCCATGCTGCTCCTCATCTCCTTCCTGTTCGCGGAGATGCCCGAGGATCAGGGTCAAGAGCAGGATTGGGATTGGGCAGTGAAGCAGGAGGAAGGATGCTGTGATGTTGAATCCGCATCGACCGCTCGACCTCGACCAGGTCAGGGTCTTCCCGCTTGCCGGGCGCCGCAGCGAGGCGCGCGTGGAAGACATCCTCATCGAGCCATCGTCCCAGCCACCCGCGCTGGAGCCGCGAGCCAGCGACCTGGTGCACGGTTGCGCGCAACGCGTGCGCGAGGCGCTCGCGGGCGGGCGCACGGTGATGCTCATTTACGGCGCGCACCTCATCAAGAACGGCGCGCACCTGCTGCTTTGCCAGATG from the Verrucomicrobiota bacterium genome contains:
- a CDS encoding MFS transporter, encoding MFANLASDLRAMPRPLWMLFAGTFVNKFGSFVMPFLVLHLTKHGHSPAKAGLAVGAYGVGHLAASALGGWLADRIGRRTTIALSMFTGAAAMLALSQAETFSTITALTLLLGAASELYRPACSALVTDLAPPEKRVTAFAVYRLAINAGFACGPATAGFLAEKLFIWLFIGDAITSALFGVIALATLPDGERQRGDKADWRADLKQVARDREFLCFLLAVAPITFVFFQMTASLPLHVRDVGLSSAAYGVLISLNGLIVVICELPLTSVTQRLPARPVMALGYLLTGLGYALTAFARDAWTLAGTVLVWTLGEMLASPVSLAYVAGLAPLHMRGRYLGMVSVVWALGLIAGPTWGTALYAHDAPQLWALCAGLGVASALCVWVGPERRQVEQVP
- a CDS encoding polynucleotide adenylyltransferase, producing the protein MTLAGTRRFKGSPAHGARKQTARARRVGRFAIGPWLWEGSPVHVQLPAELRRILAETPELRRAYLVGGCVRDSLLGLAVKDFDVEVFGVNYEQLEPALRRHGRTDLVGRSFGVVKLTTGSGIGYDFSIPRRDRKVAPGHTGFLVGFDPNITPAEAAGRRDFTINALMFDPRAGEVLDFHGGKADLGNRVLRHTSAAFAEDPLRVLRGMQFASRFELTPAPETVALCRSIASSFGELAVERVGMEWFKWAAKSTVPSAGLKFLADAGWLGHFPEVDAMRGVPQESEWHPEGDVFIHTCHCCDALAKLPEWRAAPGDSRIAWMLAVLAHDFGKATTTHRAEKDGRLRIVSPGHDEAGVPLAEAFLARINAPNALRERVPPLVKCHLAHLQTITDRGVRRLARRLAPETIEGLCVVITADCFGRPPQPCVVPETVATLRAKAAELELQNRSPRPILLGRHLIEHGMKPGPHFSEILEAAFEAQLEGKFSELEGATAWLRARERGVRRG
- a CDS encoding ParA family protein produces the protein MAKRPTRRARAVCFLAPCAGLPLNRRVPAKVIVVANQKGGVGKTTTAVNLAACLAWAGRRVLLVDVDPQANATSGVGFEKLPGASAYDALLGQGALAEKIQNTAWERLELVPSEPDLCSIEVELSRMENHLQRLRLALGPVASNGRFEVVLVDCPPSLGMLTLNAFAAADSLIVPLQCEYYALEGISMINRVLTQLRDSGVNPKLELLGVLMTMYDARTRLARQVVDEVRQHFGELVFETLIPRTTRLAEAPSFGKPIIAYDKYSAAAAAYELLAQEVAARLKL
- a CDS encoding HAD family hydrolase, translating into MVAAAPKFSGLVEFTPAFAPRPRVSHVLFDFDGTLSLIREGWPAVMVPMFVEMLPRRPGETEADLARLMTGDIMRLNGKQTIYQMMQLAERIRERGGEPREPLWYKHEYLRRLEERIRSRTDGLRSGAIAPDTLLVLGSRTLLADLRRRGLTLYLASGTDEVFVKREAGLLGITEFFGGHVYGALDDFRQFSKKMVIERLLRENGIAGEQLLAFGDGYVEIENTKEAGGLAVAVASDEAHNGSGRFDEWKRERLLGVGADVVIPDFRDGVALMDWLLGK